The Oryza brachyantha chromosome 7, ObraRS2, whole genome shotgun sequence genomic interval tttttaagtttatggacctaagtgaTACCACGCCATAAATTTAAGGACCggccataaaaatatatatatatatatatatatatatatatatatatatatatatatatatacacgcgcgcgcgcgtagATGAATCAATTTACTTTTCATATTGCTGCATACTTGCCACTTGCCAAGTCGAAAAGACAAGTGCAAACTATGCCGATAATTGAAGATCATATTGCGGaagtagaaataaaattagagCAATTAAcggaaacaaaatatatattaacatataaaattctGCTCGGTAAGACTATTTAAAACACAATGTCAACCCAGTACACCACATTAGGGCACATACAAAGGCTCGAATTGCTGTCTTTATCGCTGCATTCTCGCTGACATAGAAGAGAGacgataggagagagaaaaattagttgttttgcatggagtcagcaaaacatcgactcttgaCATATGAAATAAGGAGACAATCATAAAATTTGCCTTGTACGTGtgctgactctaattagagacACTAAccgttaacaccaaaatttagtaaattcCCGTATTGGATTCAGATAAGGAAAGGTACAATcaccgatagaaattttatccagaAGAGTTCGAATCCGAATTGTGAAGACCAAGGTTTAgcggcgtaaatttatctattaattagagttacttaggattttattttatctctaagagattagagttcgatcgggacttgtgtgttttAGGAGTTAGAGACAGAGTCCACGTAGgactagtttgttatttctttttgtctACTAGGAGTTCTATGTCGTGTCCAATACGGcctagcctcaacccgagagtataaatatgtatgaccggggtcattgtttttcatctatcaatcaattagatcaacttctttcggcgcatcgccacactcctaaccgaggtttcaactccagCAGAACTTGACACCTGACATGGGCTGCATCGTCCTgatctccgacggaggggtaagtcctacgttccgccgggccacggtaatcgttcgactagattagaactgtctccgtttagttcgatcttctaatctagttgcgcgattgctagttatcgtattagtttcaacttagatcactttcgtgttttgagttgatctggtcgaccattTTGgacgatctatgttggtttgatattcgctatttgacatattcaatctaatactgtctcggttaggtctaatctagtagattgcgtttgtcataTGGtaattgatgtattttactcattgttttattggagtaccagccgataagttatcagtcatcggctcattggcttgatagcaatctagatatgTTCAGTATCTAtcttgacattgctaggtttaatcttgaactgtctcggttgggtccgatcttctatgattattcttagcaatctgggctaggtatttttatagatctaggttgtttgtccgccgtctatagctGATGATTTTtaccgatctacatgcttatcatatttacatcaatagagtatcCGATcgctttactgcattatttctatagcaatcggcttgatttagttagatcggcagtcaTTTATATTgtatcggcttatgagaattacatagGAGTTGGGTTTGGCCGATcgcaacacatgattcattgcttATTTCAAGTAATTCgtctgtttatttattagctttatcaatcttcatgttttctataatcatatcgtgctcgattgcatactgtcttggttaagtccaatctatGTATGTCTAGtttgatctggttataggggctcgtccgaacgactaagattaataggtaacttggcggatcgcgttggtctaatatttactttaagtctatttctagtgggtttctagccgatccaagcttttacAGCCTATCGTTCATTCTATCAGCTAAACGATGCTGCATCAgtatccgatcggctggatatttagtcacctatcggcttgatagccgatTGGCTTGTTTTACGGTTTATTTTGTCAGTTGCagaatcaaactgactggcacgcccgcgcatcattctaagaatttaggttctgcactggagctgtctaagattgactcctaggacttcgtgtgtgacgcgtcaacgttcacattttaATGTCAACACTGACCAGATAGAATGCAAACAaggaattaattagtctagaGTCTTGAGAAACTGTCGTTTATACGAGAAGTTTTTTCTACTGACGTGGTTTGAAATAGAGCCCATAATAGGCTCTACCATTAAACCtgccatatatattattttcgcAACTCTATGTAATTACAGTTGGAGAGCTAATACTGAATTGCCTACCTAATTTGCCAACTTAAACTAAATTGCCAAGAAATAACAGAAAACAACGCGTTAGAGTATGGTAATTTGACTTACTAGTTACTAGATTAGTAATTAGCACTGCTCGCGCTAAGTGGACTATCTGCGGCCTCAAAGCAACGTAAAGGCGCTAGGAGTGTCAAGCTGTCTTGGTCAGCTACTATTCGCATTAATCTGACCAAACCAGCTCGACCAGCCTAGCACCTTGCATTAAGTGATATTTTCACAACGAAAtgttaatctaaaattaatacgCCAACTTTTGTACTATTGATTCCTCCATATAATTCAAGTGTTACCAATAAATTGTCACGAAAAGACGGAATACGATGCGTTACAGCGTGATAAGTTGTCTTGCTATGTAAGTAATGAATACTACTCCTCGCACCAAAACGACCCCCTACCCTCGACACATCGTATTTTGCCACAACTTGACAACCACCAAGCtaattaactagatttattcTGCATGTACAACTCATTCTTAAGGTTTATTAACTAAATAGCCAAATAAATGACAGAATATGGCGCCCTTGAGTGTGGTGAGTTAATATGCACAATATAAAATGTATGTTACATCTCTGGCATAATAAACAAACAATAGAGATCTTGTTTTTCTTGACAACATGAAATGCCATCTACTAGGCCATGAGGCTGTGGAAAAATCCATTGGGGTCGATTATTTCCTATATTAGAATCCAACTAATTTGCCTCTAATTTCCGGTACGTTGATCTTCGAGAACATACACTGCCTTCCATGTACATGAATACATTGGTTAAGTTAGATGAGGAATAGTCATAGTGATCCAGGATCACAAATAACTATAGTCCATGATGGCGAATCTCTGGATCATAGTTGGTCACTTATaagactaaaattttatagtatgGCACACGTGAAAGCCGCGTTGAGTCTCAATTTATTGTTATCACTTGAATTTCTTCTTGTGATTGAGgatttcaatattttctcCATGTCTGCCCCCCACCCTTTGCCACGTATGACATCTTGTTTTTCGCACAGAGCAAGTCCTTTGGAGAAATCAGAAGCTCAGTGAAACTCTGGTCCGACCAACTGTTACTTGACTTCAGCCTTATTAATTTCGGAACAACAAATAGCTTTGAATGCTTCAGCATGCACCCTACATAGATGGGTGTTTCGGAATGTGCCATCAGAGTTGAGAACTTCTCGTAGTATCCTTCATTATATCTAGGCTCCTTGATATCATGGAGCATCTTATGTAGATCAGGTTGCATTTGAATTGTGTCACCGCCGGTTGGACAAGGAACAAACATATCATCTtggtcttcttcttcgtccATGACATTAATGCGAATATTCATCGTACCCTGCTCACCGTCGTTGCTCTAACATGTGTAATATTTCATAAATCTATGAATTAGATGATATCGAatctgcttttttttaattctttctCATTTTAGTAGTCTAGGGACAAACGTAACATATCAGGGTTGTTATTTGTTGCCTTCTCACAATCATCGGGATATTGGCACTTGTATCGTCGGAAATCGGGATAAAACACATATCATTTAGACACATCACTTGCGAGGTGGTCTGCACAGTAAGACATGATATTGGCACTAATATTGTCGGGATGAAGCACAAATCGTCATTGTACAGTATTGATCCCGTgcgataaatatatatttacataattaagaCTGAAGTGTGTATATTCTactaaaatagagaaaaacatatttatttatttatttttcggaaCCTACGTTCGGTGGAATTTCCAATGGGCATATCCACCCGCGTCCGCTGTGCGGAACGCAGCTCACCCCCCATCATTTTCCCCCAATCCTCCCAATCCACGACCACCTTCACGGCCGTCCTACACAATCCAAAGGAGGAAATAAAAAAGGGGgataaagaaaatcaaaacgTACCCCTGCCCACCTCCGACCTCGTCGTTggcccgccgccggtggggagagagagagagaggccggcgcggcgcgatgGGGGGCGACCTGTACGCGCTCGACTTCGACGGCGTCTTCTGCGACAGCTGCGGCGAGAGCTCCCTCTCCGCTGTCAAGGTCACTCCACGCGATTCTTCCCCTTCCCTGCTCCCCCCCATCTTACTTCCTGCCCGTTTCGCTCGTTGATGCCCGCGTTGTTTGCCTTGCTTGGTTCGGCAGGCTGCGAAGGTGAGGTGGCCAGGGGTGTTCGAGCAGGTGGACGCTGCCATGGAGGAGTGGATCGTGGAGCAAATGTATACCGTGAGTCCCTTCGGTTTCCTGCACGGCTACGCTTCCAATTTGATGCAGATGTGTATGCCGGCCGTACGGCTAGTTCTTGTGACTGCAGGCTTCTGTCCAGTACTAATTAGCATGTATGAGCATTGCAAATTTTGCTTCCGGTTGTCTATGCAAGTGAGCCTGCTGAAGGGGAACGAAATGCTTGGAATGAAAATCATTCCAATGTTATAGCAGACAATAACATATCAAAACAATAAGGTTGactaaaataaagtatttggTGAATGTAGCGGACATGACAAAAATAACAGGAGAATCAAAAGAAACTACAGTTACATAGTGTGGCATTGTATAATGCCCATCAGAATTGGACCAAGTGTATTCAAATGTACAATGTATCAGATATATCCTCTTCTACTGACTTTACAATATGGGAGGGAACACAACTTGCTTTTGTAGTTGAATTTCCTCTATCTTACATTATACTGCGCTAAGCTACCGAACCCTTGAGTCAATTATTGCTTAAACATTTCCCCTACTTTATTAATGTAAGGTAGTTTCACCcgttcattaaaaaaaagtcttgcTCATTTACAGTACCCATTGCTGTGCATAACATCTAGTAGTTATTAATGTTAGGAGAaatcaagcaagcaagcatagTGAAAATCCCTTTTGAGGGAATCTAGTAAAACAACCAGCTATTTCCTTTCTTCCAGAGTAAGCACTATGGATTGTAAATTCTGCTTACCATCAAAACACGGTTTCATAATATCATGTTGGTTGAGAAACTCTCGTGGGGTGCAATGGGTGAGCACACATGGTTGTGAACTCACCCAACCCACCTAGGTTCAAGCCTAACCTTCTTTAGATTGTGTGGGAGGAAATAAGTCTTATTTCTCTCAcaagttgagaaaaaaaatactatcctGTTGGTGCAGCTTCGCCCAGTGGTGGAAACAGGATACGAAAATCTGTTGCTTGTCAGGTTGCTTATTGAGATTCAGATACCCTCTGCCCGGAAATCATCGGTAACCTCTTAAATTCTTTGGTCATACATCTGATTAATAGTATATGAGTACCggatgaaatgaatccaatgATACTAGTGATACATGAATAggcatatatttatagctttaTCAGTTGTTTATGCCAAGGTTAAATGTGCAAGGTTGCAGATGGGCTTAGCATTCAAGAAATACTAGAGAACTGGTTAAAATTGAAGCCCACAATTATGAGTGAATGGAATGAAGATAGGGACTCTCTAGTTGATCTCTTTGGCAGCATAAGGGATGACTGGATTGAAAATGATTTGTCTGGCTGGATAGGCGCTAACAGGTTGCTTTATCTTTGCAATAATGAATGTGCTTTCTTTTTGATATAACCAATGCTAAGACAAATTTGTGAAAATTACCTTTTCATCCAGTGTTTGGAATTAGAACTGTCGAACCAGTTAGACACTGAGCTGAGGCTTGTACATTCACAGTCATAAGATCATAACCGCATGTATTGAATGTGCATGatgcattttattttgctgttcctgattagtgtccaaattttatttgataaagtaCCATCGAAGTATCATGCTGTCCAAATggagtttttcttttgtgagGATATCCAAATGGAGTTAACTAAATGAATTTCGATTTCCATATGTTATTATGACCTTCAAAGAAGGGTAATATAGAGTACAAAATGCAGAGTTGAAATAATTTCTTAGTTTTGCATCCACTTCTCCAGCTGCTAGTTGTTGATTCTTTGTGTATTTTATACTTGAGCCATCTTAATTCTATAATAATCCATCTGGAAAaagtataaatgatgaaatgatAATGAAGCTGTTTAACATTGATGGAACTATTCAAGGGTTCGTTTGAGTTCATGGCTGCATCATGTGTATCggtcatattaaatttttgacaattATACATAACTGCAGATTTTACCCTGGAACAGCTGatgcattaaaattttcaagctCAGAAGTTTACATAGTCACTACAAAACAGGTTCGTCACTTGATATCCTACATCTGAGCATTAActttatcttatattttggtttcCTGCATCATTTTGCACTCTTTTGTAAAATACATATCCATGGTTTGGGAACAACAGAACATGTTGTGCAACGGCTGATGCCTATACTCTTTCATAAAAATCtgtaatattttgattttgataagGGAAATATCATAATGACTGGTTAATTTTATACACAATCCATATATCTTTTAATAATTCTCTGTTATCCACTAGTGAACTTTTGGTCGCCTTTTCAGGGCCGATTTGCTGAAGCACTATTAAAAGAATTAGCTGGAATAGAATTTCCCTCTGAAAGGATATATGGGCTTGGCACTGGGTTAGTGcaatacttttaatttttttcattttcaccTGTAAATCATTTGACTGAGTCTGTGAGTTTATGCTCCAGTCCAAAGGTAAAAGTTCTCCAGCAACTGCAGCAAATGCCGCAGCATCAAGGCCTGACACTTCAGTAAGCCCGATTGTTTGCCTGATTAAATTTGAGTTCTAAATGCTATTTTCTCTTTGAAATGTTTCTGACGAACAAAATTAGCTCactcatcattagcacatatacgTTAGTAGTTAGATTTGTCCAGTAGAAACGTTTTCCATTTATTCTTTTGCTTGAACTGATGGGCTATCCTTATACTAGAATGAGAATCCAGTGAGTGAATTATTATTAGAGAAATTTTCTCGTTACCACAAAGTTGACATGCTCACATTTTTTATACACTTCGTTGGCTTTGCTGTTTCGCCACAAAACCatgttcaaatataaatttttcctCTTCCCCTTCCTTGCCTTCGTTCTGTCCTCTTTTCCATCTCTGGCAGTAGCTGTGCTTGTGCTGAAGAGCAGGCCACCTGTCCCTCTGCTACTGATCTCCGGCCAACCCTGCACAAGATCCATGCTATATGTGAGCTCCCGGTATGGCGATGGAGGGTCACCACGTGGTGGCAATGAGGCTACATGGTGGAGAACCCCATGGAATTTATGGTGACCACCGTTGATGAGGGGGCCGATCGCTTGGATTTGAGCTGGTGGGAATGGATGGCCACAAAAGGTCCGACATGGATCTACGTGTCAAATGTTGAGCCGCCATTGGCTCAGCTCAGGCTCTCACGGTGTACATCAAGCCCTACTGCATGCACACGACACAATGGTCCTGCTTCACTAATCACCACCTCTTCTTGCTAGATGAGCTCCTTTTCACCCTTTCCTCCCTGCTCATCAAGCTCCACCTTGGCCAGCCAGGTCGGAAGCACTTGGAAGCCAGCAGATGTCAATACCGCCGGCTGATGGCTGTGGGCCAATATGGGGAGGTTGACCGCTGGAGGATCGAGGACAAAGCGAAATTTGACATTTTGCTAGGGCAACATGTTCAATGTAGTAAATGAATGGatttacacaaaaaaacaaagctaaTGTATGTGTGCatcaaattaatcatatagtTATGCTACTTAACTTTGTGGCAAAGGAGCAAATTTCTGCTCACTTTCCAGATGACAATAACTTAGTCATATTTTTAGCTATTTACGTGTATTGTTTGCAAATGTATACCATGGACAATAGTATCCCCATAAAGCT includes:
- the LOC102713007 gene encoding uncharacterized protein LOC102713007 isoform X2 — encoded protein: MGGDLYALDFDGVFCDSCGESSLSAVKAAKVRWPGVFEQVDAAMEEWIVEQMYTLRPVVETGYENLLLVRLLIEIQIPSARKSSVADGLSIQEILENWLKLKPTIMSEWNEDRDSLVDLFGSIRDDWIENDLSGWIGANRFYPGTADALKFSSSEVYIVTTKQGRFAEALLKELAGIEFPSERIYGLGTGPKVKVLQQLQQMPQHQGLTLHSCACAEEQATCPSATDLRPTLHKIHAICELPVWRWRVTTWWQ
- the LOC102713007 gene encoding uncharacterized protein LOC102713007 isoform X1, translating into MGGDLYALDFDGVFCDSCGESSLSAVKAAKVRWPGVFEQVDAAMEEWIVEQMYTLRPVVETGYENLLLVRLLIEIQIPSARKSSVADGLSIQEILENWLKLKPTIMSEWNEDRDSLVDLFGSIRDDWIENDLSGWIGANRFYPGTADALKFSSSEVYIVTTKQGRFAEALLKELAGIEFPSERIYGLGTGPKVKVLQQLQQMPQHQGLTLHFVEDRLATLKNVIKEPALDQWNLYLVNWGYNTQKEREEAEGIPRIQVIDLPGFSQKLK